One part of the Odontesthes bonariensis isolate fOdoBon6 chromosome 15, fOdoBon6.hap1, whole genome shotgun sequence genome encodes these proteins:
- the foxq2 gene encoding forkhead box Q2 translates to MTTESRSSCNGSRDRLGLSFTIDYLLFNRVKGSKEEATESHAAEQTENNVQNHQNPKLEKVRINREKQGNGQQQSEAETENSKASKEEGDEEQRGEEVEEVTTTTTSSSLEKSTNKPNHSYIALISKAILASEEKKLLLCDIYQWIMDHYPYFKSKDKNWRNSVRHNLSLNDCFIKAGRSDNGKGHYWAIHPANYQDFSKGDYQCRRARRRVRRMAGQLRLRSLTSSYHPITIPNRTTCWCCPQVPALSCLMPRLYWPWSSIQPQVGLHLSLNASVP, encoded by the exons ATGACGACGGAGAGCAGAAGCAGCTGCAATGGAAGCAGAGACAGACTGGGACTGAGTTTCACTATTGACTACCTTCTGTTCAATAGAGTCAAAGGTTCTAAGGAAGAAGCAACAGAAAGCCATGCGGCAGAGCAGACAGAGAACAACGTGCAAAATCATCAGAATCCTAAACTCGAAAAGGTGAGGATCAACCGTGAGAAACAGGGGAATGGTCAACAGCAGTCAGAAGCAGAGACTGAAAATAGCAAAGCCAGTAAAGAAGAGGGGGATGAAGAGCAACGAGGGGAGGAGGTGGAAGAAGTGACCACCACCACAACAAGCAGCAGTCTAGAAAAATCTACGAACAAACCCAACCACTCTTACATAGCTCTCATTTCCAAGGCAATTCTGGCGTctgaggagaagaaactgctgCTATGTGACATCTACCAGTGGATCATGGACCACTACCCTTACTTCAAGAGTAAG GATAAAAACTGGAGGAACAGCGTGCGCCACAACTTGTCCCTCAACGACTGCTTCATCAAAGCAGGCCGAAGTGACAACGGTAAAGGCCACTATTGGGCAATTCACCCAGCAAACTATCAAGACTTTTCTAAAGGGGACTACCAATGTCGGAGGGCGCGGCGGAGGGTACGCAGGATGGCAGGACAACTCCGCCTTCGCTCCCTGACCTCCTCCTACCATCCCATCACAATCCCCAACAGAACAACCTGTTGGTGCTGTCCTCAGGTCCCGGCACTCTCCTGCTTGATGCCCAGACTCTACTGGCCATGGTCCAGCATTCAGCCACAAGTGGGGCTCCACCTGAGCTTAAATGCCTCTGTGCCCTGA